The Salvia splendens isolate huo1 chromosome 20, SspV2, whole genome shotgun sequence nucleotide sequence CAGCAGGACGATGACCTTCTGCGTAGCTGGTATGCCGATCCAGCAACTGTATTTCCTCCGATGACATTGCTAACGAACCAGACAAATAGTTCTGAGGGACACGACCTCTGTGCAAAACAAAGATAATGTTACTAGCATAGCAATAAATTTCTAGCATTGCAGGAGGTAGCTTGACAGAGAGCTCATACCTTCTTccctttctcttattttcgacGGAGTTGGACAAACGAGAGGTTTCATATCTTGAAATCTGGCCTAATGTTGAGATGTATTCATGAAATGCACTACCCTTAGCAGCTAGGTATGACCTTGAAGGGACTGCAGTCTGAAGTATATCGTCGAGGGCTAAGTCTGATCCACTGCTTCTCAAAACAAGATGAGTTTGGAATTAGTTGCATCGGGGGATATAGGTAGCACTAGCAAAAAGGGATCGAGGTATCTTATGCTAACAAATAGCCCGGTTAATTACTTTTATTCCGCCTTCTAAAGAGGAAAAACAACAGTGTAAGTGAATGAGATTGGACATCAAGTGAGTTTAATCTCATACCTTTTTAGAATATAGGAGCATTCCGTCGTTTCTGTACTAGATCTATCGACCTTTCTCCTGTTCTGGCTAGCCAGTTTGCCTAATGCAACTGAGTTTTCTGAGGACGACAACATCTCTGAGGCCAAATCCAAATTGTTTTGGCATCCCGTTATTGACCGTAACGAAGCAATTTCTTTAGCGTAGTAGCACATTCCATGCTGAGCTAGAATTGATGACATCTCCAATTGATTATCTTCATAATTATAGGAATGTGTTTTTTCACCAGGAATCATCAATGGCAGCAGAGAATCCTGTGGCAGACAAACCTATATTCAATATGCACATCTGAATGGTAAAGAAAAAGGTGCATCAAAATGGACAGTGTACTTACACAGAATAAATTGTGGCAGTCTTTAAGTAATAAATCAGCCTCTGAGATCAAATTACTCATTCCAtgtgaaaatttcaaaatttgacaAGCAGATCTCTCTTCTGCAGTGACGTACTTTTTGAAATCCCCAGACTGATTATGCAGGCTTTTCCATGTTTCTTTCATGATATCAATTTTCTGATCAGCTACTGCACAGTCTAGGGATTTCATTGTCCTCACGATATCCACTCGACTACATTCATCCAAAAGTTGAAACTCTCTAGGAACATCCGGCTCAGATTTTGAAAGAGAAACCCCAACCTCTTCTTGACAGCCAGAAGCTGTAACAGCAACAAAATCGCTTCCTACCAATTCAAGGTCACTCGGGAATATATGCAAAGATTTAGCCAGCTGAGAATCAGAAGCAGTTTTGAGGTCGGGCATTGAATCTTGGTTTTGGAATGCCCAATTTGATCCTGCTTCTTTGGAAAAATTACAATAAGTTACAGTTGTGGAAAATAACTCTGTTTCATGGATAATCTCCGTCTCATGGACAAAATTCGATTCTGGCACAATTGACATGTCATGTAATCTGCTTGCAGCCTCCACAAGGGAATTATCAACAATTTGTGGAAGTCGAGaacaacttccttccaaattGTCGACTTTGAATTGAGATACTGGCTCAGCTGGGGTGTGATGTATTTCAGTGGATAGACAATGAAAAGTGTTTTTCATCTCATGCAATTCACCAGTTGAAGCGAGAGGAATGCTTCCACATGCAAAATCATCTTCAGAATCTGAGGAAAGAACTGTATTAACCCTTCTCCGGCTATTTTTCTGAGTCGATGCAACTGGAGAACAACAGATATCCAAAAGCTCTGGGTCAACCTCACATGGTGTACATTCTGCGTCATTAAGTGACTGAAAGCTTAACATCTTTTCCTTCTTCACCTCAATAGGGTCTTGTTCATTTTCTTGCATACGTATATCTTCAGAGCTATAATAGTTTACCTCACCAACCTTAATTTCACCCATGACACATTCGGTTTCCTTTATCAAAGCCAAAGACTTGACTATCTCTACTTCCACCAGCTCCGAGAGCAGTGAAGGACAAGCccaaagtattatttttggtaaaatGTGGTGTCCAGCATCAAGGTCAAATGGAACTGGCCAATATGTCGTTGGCTGTTCATTCCCTGGATAACGAAATAGAAATAttcaaatgggaaaaaaaagataaaaacaagTTTAAATGAGGCCGTTTGACAATCCAAGTTCACTCTGCATGTGGTTACTTGATTCCTTTGTTTTTTTAGACTAATATGGCAAAGAAGAAACAAGTTGATGAAGCTTGCCTGTCCTAAGAGTTTGACCCTGACACCAGAACTGGAGTAGCAGTATAGTTCTGCGGATGTCTCCTCGACAATGATCGACAAATCTTTGAAGCAAATAAGGATGAATTTCAGCTTTTTCTGCAGCACAAATCTAAAATGGCAGCAGAATGCTGTGTTAATGAGAGATAACCAAAACAGGATTTTACAATAAAATCACTGGCAATTCATACCATATTGGCAAGTCCAAGTAGCTCCTCGGCTGATGGGAGGGAAAAATTTAACTCCAACTTGTCCAAACTTTTCGGGAGGGCAGGTTTGCCACCTAATAATTGATAAACAGATGTTAGTCAGCTTGAGGCGAGAAAGGGAAAATTACTAATACAAGGTCTTACTATTGCTTGTCAATATCATAGGCCTTTTGGCAGTCACTGCAAGTTGCTGTATAGTAGATATAAAGCCATGATCTTCAGAAATCGCAGCATCCACATCTTCAAAAAGAATCAAGGTTTTAACCTCATTCTGACAATTAGTAGGTCTCTTGTTGACTGACTTCTTAGGTGATGAATATACATCCCCCGACTCCTCATCTGGTAAGTGTATCAGTTCAATTACTTCATCATTGGAGCATTGCATATCAGTGTCAACGGCCTTGAAGAACTTTGATAAGGATTTATTTTCTGTACTTGTTCCATTTTCTACTGTGCTGAAACAAAACAAGCATCCTACTCATATTAATCAAAGTCATAAAAACAAATGAACTTCCAGAAAGCCTATAACATCCATTTCAACGAGTCAAATCAGAAATATATAAATTCATGTCCTTGATTATGCTCAAGCAATAATGATGTACAAACCACAGTTTCTATTTTGGGCATGCAACTTTTAAATATGCATTTGGAAGGCCTTGATTAGGCAACTTAGGTGGTGATGGAAGTCTAAGGACAAAGAAGACACGGAAGAAATCTGTTTAGATTTTCTTAACTTGTGTATCCTTTCATGTAAGTCAGTACAGCCTGTACTGTGTAAATGACATAGGTGGGTACAAGTACAACTAAGGAAACCTTGGACCATATTATACTCAATCTATGATTAATCAGTTTCTTGACATTGTTTTAACCCGGTGATGAAGGGATCGTCTGCTCGTCTTGAAGCACATAGAAACTGAAAGAATATTAGCTACTCAATTGGATTCTAGTTTTTCACTTTTTCTTGTCACATCATGTTATGCTTACAATGTATGCATTCACTCAGTTGCAGAAAATGTGGTTTCTCAAAGGTTGGCACTATAAGAAATCTAAAATTGATTTTCAGACAAACCGTTGGAGCCAATGAGATTCAACAGCCTCCCCGAACTTTTGCTTCACTAGTGCTCCACTACGCCAGTCTGATGCATTGATCTAGGAAGAAAGGTAAACAAAACAGATATATCATGAACCAGCCAAGATCTTAACAAGCATCcaattatcatttgaaacttTTAAGATTAACACATACTACATAAAATATGGTCAAGCATAAAAACATATACAGAATTTTATGACATATAGTCCTCTTGTTCTAGTGGTCAGTGGGAAAGCGCAGGTGCCTAATCACATTCAAGTAATACTTGATTGTCTAGTAAAACAATGAACACTACagcataatttataaatattggcAAGAGGCATGTGAACAATGAAATTACGGACATAATCTCTGAAACTATGTTACAAGCTTGCAGTTAAGTGTTTTTCATTCGTTGAGTTGAGTGTGCCCacactaaaaagtaaaaactgGCGGAACAGAATTAATAAAGTTCAACTAATAAGCATGCCCCTTCAGTTAATTTCACCAAAAAACTACACATTTTCTACCAACAATTTTTCGAAAACCGGCACAAGTCAAACATTCTTTACTTTTGGGGGATGGAAGGTGTATTAATTTCACATAACATAAAACTTAGCTATTTTACTCTCCAATAAGCAGTACCTCAATAATCTGAAATCCTTGATCTCTGGCACAAGCATAGATGGAAGCAGATTTCCCACACTGCAAGACAAAGCAAGCAATGTAATTCAACAAGggcactttatttttttctttaagaCTTGTGGTGAACTAATGCATTAGTTATTCAATAACTGGAAGAAACTAAGACTGAAAGGATAACATTTATGTGACAGTATGATAGATGAAATTTAAAACTGACTTTGTATGACATCTCCATCAAGTTAATCACAGTTCGGGAAGGAAGACTATCTTAAGTTAGTCATCTGTTTAATAACCCTAGTGGCAGCACTGTACCAACTAAAAAGAGGGGaaatgaaaatagaaatgaagCATGAATTCTCCCAAAGTGAGGGTGCCAACCGACAATGAGAGGACAAAGTACAAGCTACTCAGGATTGGTTTGGAGACTAACTCAAAGCTCAGCTCAAAGTTGTAGTTTGAATTTAAGCTTTTCAAGTAGCTCTGGGGATAGAATTGAGCTCAGTAGTACCTGGCTCACAAGGAGCCCAAACCTCACAAAAGCTCAAGAATTTCGTCCTCAAAATATTTTAGGTTTATACATATAGTATGTCCTAACTCCTAACTACAAGAAACAACAAAGTAATAAGTATAATCCAAATTATTTACTAATGCTTTATACTACTCATATAATAAAGGATTGAATCAAGATTGAGTTCATCCCGCTTTCAATCAGATCAAGCTCAAGCACGTAACATTAAGCTTGATCAAGTTCAACTCAATCTCAAGCTTAGTTTTTCAGATTCAAGCTCAAAGCCTCAAACTTGTACACGCAACATATCAACTACGTTCAATAACAACCCTAACTCAAAGCAGATATATGAACTAAAATTTTGTAAACAGAAAAGCTAAAAATAAATACTGCATACCCCAACAGGTCCAGTAACTAAAAGAACATTCTTCAAGCTTTCTTCACCATCATCATCACTTTGCtgataatcaaaatcatcatcTTTTGGAGTAGAATTTACTTCGTCAGTGCAACCCCTAATGATCAGAGAACCCCTTGTGTGCCAAAGATGAAGCCATTCGCTTAAAAAGTTCACTGATTCGGGGTTACCACAAATCTGGCAAGAAAACCATGTTTACGACTTTTTACTAGAAAAGATAAGTCCAAAAGATGGATTATGACATATAGATAAAGAGATAGACAACTTAAGCAGTATGCTTTTGCTTCAAATTGCATAGAACATTGATGTGAGATATTTGTAAGTTTCAGAAAGTCACATTATTTATGATGAATTTATCTTACCTATGTAATTAActgtaaaaaaaaacatacaacaGATTAGGAATCAGACTGGAATTTTGTGAGATCATGTGTCAGATCTAACCTGCTTGGCATTCAGAGGCTGGTACTTGTCCGTCCACAGGCAATTCTCAGGCTGGTTGTGACTCGTATGATAATGAGACATGATCCTGGTTTGTAACAAAACAAGAGATAATTCACATTCATTTCTGCCATGTTAAAGCACTCTTAACTCCTACGGGTGTTCAGGTGTCCAATGCATGGGGCACAATGCAAACATTTGCTACAAGTTACAAATTCAGGACAATGAAATGTAAAATATAGAGATTAACAATGTGAAGTTTAGAAACTATTTttcaaaatgaaattaaaaataaggtTTTCTAACAAATTTTCCTCCTCAGATACTTTCTTTAATACATTCCATAAGATATAACAACAAATCAAAACATATTACCTTTCCTGGAGAAGTTTCTCCTCAAGCTGACTATCCAAGTTCCCACCTAAGTGAATCTTGTTGGAAAAACCATTACTTTCCCATTTATGATCCTGAAAATATTGTAATCATTCTCTTGACACGGCATACGAAAATATTTGGCAAAAGAGAAAGGGGTTCCTAGTACATCAAGTGTGCATCATGTAATGTAGATCACACTGCTAAACCACAAGTCAAATATAGCTACTAAATATTACCTGCAATACAGATTCAATACATCCAGCAGGCACATCCTCTGTACATTTTGGCATTATGTTTGAATCCTGATCTACATTAGAAACCTGTTCTTGTGGTACAGGACACCGATGAGGGTTTTGGTGTAATGATGTTGGGGCGAACAGTGGGACATTCATAGAGTTATCAAAATTTAAGGAAGCCGTGGATCCTTCATAAAGTGGTGTGCTTCCGCATTGCAGCTCACTGGTTGCATTTCTTTCAGAAAATATCCAATGTCCCCAATTGAAAGTTGAATGATAGTCCTGCGTGcagatttaaattttaaacaaGAAATCACCTCTTAAAACATTTGCATGTGTAGCAGAACTGCAGAAGAACATCCTCAGTACTGGTTGTAAAAGACAAATGGAGAACATACCTGAACATTCTCAAATACATGGATAGGTTTGAAAGCAAcacctttttcctttctctcAATAGAGGACCAATTGCTTTCTGGATCAGTCAACGATTGACTTGTTTTCCCCCCTTTCCTTGACAAAAAAAAGGGATGAATTTGTCGTCCAGAAAATATGCGTGTGTTTTCCTACAAACATGAGAATTTCTGAGACCACCtctaataatataataatgaaatgtaataattcttcaaaatttGGTTAAATATAAACATTCTATACCAAATTATAccaaattaaacacaaaaacacacattaatATACCTCTGCTGTCAATTTTGCCTCCAATCTTAGATCAGGAAGTGTTTGCAAAGGCTGTTTATCTGgtggaagatcaaattggaTGTGATCAAATTGTAATTCTCTTTTGCCACTTTTCATCTTCTTGCTGGGCGTTGAACTCCTCCTTTCCTTCCTTGGGGTTGATTTAGCCCGCTGCTTCTGCTTTTGAGGAGTAGTCGTACCATCTAAGGATAATTTTATTGATGATAGCAAGTTAGTATAAGAGTATAGTCTTCTTCTTACTATGTAAAATATCTCATAGATAAAACCCGTTCAACTTTCTGAACTTGGCATGGAAACAGCATACTTGCAACAGAGCTCGGAACTAAACTGATATCACCCTTTTCTTCAGGGGAGTCTGCAGATACGAGCTGGTTTTGCTGCCTTTTCAGCTGACGCTGCTCAGAGACCTTCAGAAAGAAACTCGACTCTGCAAAAAACGAAAGAAGACTATGGAATGAGTAAATAATTGATCCTTAACTGTACCTTTCTATGACAAGACTCACTAGCTAAGCAAGGAGTAGCATTCTCTACTTCTAATCCTATGTAAGACAACGTATCATGAGAACTGCAGCTAGGTGTGGACTTACTGAGAACAACTGGGGGATCTCCAACATTAACTTGCTTTGTTGGAGCATCTTTGCCATTTTCTATCTCCTGAATAGTCAAATACACACATCTGGTGAAACATAAACATTCTTCTATACCAAATTAAACAGAAAAAGCACAGACATGTGGGAGAGGGCTATCAGGTTATTATACATCTGCTGTCAATTTTGCCTCCAATATTTCATCGGGGAGTTTTTGCAGAGGCTGTTCATCTGATGGAAGATCAAATTGGATGTGATCAAATTGTAATTCTCTTTTGCCCCTTTTCATCTTCTTGCTGGAAATTGAACTCCTCTTTTCCTTCCTCGGGGTTGATTTACATTGCTGCTTCTTCTTTTGAGGAGTAGTCCTACCATCTAAGGATAATTTTATCAATGATAGTAAGTTAGTAAATAGTATAGACATGATGTCAAATATCAAGGAGATAAGCCACCAGCAGCATCTCATTGAGATGGAAAATGGAAGAGAACAAGTGTGACACAACATAACAGCTATGTATGAATCAGAGCCCGTTCAACTTTCAGAAATCGCATGGTAATAACATACTTGCAACAAAGCTGGGGACTGAACAGATATCACCATTTTCTTCAGGGGATTCTGCGGATACCAGCTGGTTTTGCTGCCTTTTCAGCTGACGCTGCTCAGAGACCTTCACAAAAAAACTCGACTCTGCAAGAAAATGTAAGCATGCCTATGGAATAAGTACTCCATTGATCCTCAACTGTAACTTTCTATGAAATAGCTCACTGGCTAAGCAAGGAGTAGCATTCTCTACTCCTCATCCTATTTACGACATATTATCATGAGAATTGCGGCTGGGTATGGACTTACTAGGAATAACTGGGGAGTCACTGGCATTAACATGTTTTGTGGGAGTTTCTTTACCATTTATCTCCTGAAAAGTCAAGAATAAACAAAATAGTGCATTCATAAGATAGATaatcaatataaaattataaattaaggTTTCTTTGAATTTATTGCAATTTAACTCAAAATGTTTAGTTTTATCAACTTCATCCACTTACTATTTACATTTATTCAAATCAATGTTGAATGAAGAATGTGATAGCTAACTAACGAAATTAGTCCACATGAACAGCTGAATTTGAAAATCAATTTATGAAATACTTTGGATTGAAttcaaaaaatgacaaatttgCTGCTGCACTTTTTGGCAATTAAAATTGATTTTCTCTTGAATTTTCCGTTCCAGTTAACATTATGTGCTAACTTTGGAACTAATAAATAGATAAACATATAATTTACTCGAGCCTGAGTTATTTATCATCAGAATGGAGTAATATCACAAAATGCAGATCTGCCCATCAACTGCTAAGAGGACCAACACCCCTACTCCCCCTCGAAACTAAAACCAGCAGCTAGATCACCCAACCTAACTTACCATATCAACTGGTGCTGCCACTGCAGCATATAAGAATCCTAACTAATGAAGAGACCAATTTTTGTaacatactactccctctgtcccatgctactcgcactttaaGTGTAATAAGGGAAcacttaattaactctaatatctGAATTAAATACCCTAATTcttatttaaaatagaaatagtgtaagtagttAGGGACAGGCCGAAAAAGCAAAATGTGAGTAGCATGGGACAGAGgtagtactatatattatagATTTTGAGATAATATCAAATGTCTGAATCCTTAGAATGCATACTTGTGACTTTTAGGTTAAAACTACAATGTCACCATAGAGTTACTGTTTAGCATTTTCCTAGTATAATTCATAACCACAATCATGCAATTATGCTCCAACTTATATCCTTGTCCAAACTCAGCATACTGCATTTTAAATTGGTCCCTTTGGAAGTTCCGTATTTGTCATACACAGATGCAGATCCTCCAAGTAGATGAACTTCCCAAAATGTTGGATTACAAACGTTGGAAAAAGGCGCACCAGAAACCATCTCTATCATAAGCAGATTCATTCGATAAATGATCTATCTAGATTAAGAGAAAACATTCAACCAAAACATTAATACGTCTAGACTGATTAGCAAAGTCATCCACAACTACTTTCTTTCATAGCACCTTACTTCAGACAAAAATAATGGCTGAGCTGAATGTTTATAAAGTATTAAACCCTATCAACTGACTTTGTCCAAGGAATTTTCCTATCAACTAAAACTCCAAGGAATTCCCCCAATCAAATTCGCAAAATATTCTTCTTCCCACACATATATCGTAATTTGAGCACCCAATTTCATATGCTACCTCCTATCAAAACATTCACACGCATGTATTGTTATAAAATACTAAACTCAAACAAAATCCCCCTTTTTCATCACCAGCAAATATCATAAATAGGACAATGCATGATGTGATCGATACAATCTACAAAGGTACCTTCTTCGCATTAGCTCGGGGCGTCTTTTTCAGCTTAGAATTGCCCTTCCTTTTAGTTCCCTTCCGCTTTTTGCTACTTCCACACCACTCCTCATCCACCTCTTCCACCACCGCATCTTCTCTGTCGGAGAGGCCGTTTTCACTGGCATTAATTGCAGTCTCGTTGTGAGGAAACAGCGTCGCTTGAACCAATCGTCGCTTCGCGCCATTCCCCTCCATAGCTGAATTAGGGCTCGAAATTTGGAGAATTGGAATTGACCAAGAGTTCTGCTGTAATGATTTTGTATTGTGGAACTGGGTATAAAAGGTAAATATCGGTTTTTATCGAGGCGGAAAAGTAAAAGCAAATATTAATTCCTGATATAAATGTTCCCGCGCGGAATTTGCCTTTTCTTTTCCCTCCGGTTTTATATTTCCCGCGCCTTATCGTGCAATGGGCCGGACGGGCTTTAGCCCAATAGTATATAACTCGAATTCAACATTATGGTACAACTACTAactaattttatactattaacttttgacttatattattaaaattgaaattaatatgACAAAATCATATATGATGTATTATGTAACACTAAACGATATTATTTTGGACAAAAAGAcgttattttatatttaaagttaattaaaatgacaatgaTTTGTCTTGCACAACGTGATTTTGGTGTCAcgacaattttaattttgaccatgattggaaaaaattgaaaacttataattttatttaaaatttttaaaatttatgggaCTAACCGtgaaaatttatgatttaaataacAATTATTCCGTTTTAAATTGATAAATTaccgaaaaaatcataaaatttaattaaaataaaaattaatttgaagaaCGGTAAGAAAGACAATAAAGTTTAATTTTATCCGCAACTATACAATATCAAATTTTTGTGTGATTATTTTGATATGACAGTCGGAAAATCATATATGGACGTCATCGTCAATGAGTTAGATGATGTCATTCGTTTCTAAAGAAAGACATTGTTGTTAATATCAACAATATATTACATGTATACACCAAATTCTAAATGACTTTTAACATTGTATGACAGATCATAATTTAACCAAATTTCGTTTTAACATTGTATGACAGATCATAATTTAACCAAATTTCATTAATATTCCAATAAAACTGATTAGAAAATCTTAGCTTAACAACTAAGTGCCCactatttcatttattttgagAGGAGGGGAACTGAttgcaaagaaaaagaagaagtgAAATGAGAAAGGGAAGCGGGAGAACTACTTCCTGCGAAGAAGACGAATAAGGAGGGTTCGCACACAagtattttttccttatttgtCTCGTGTTGTGTCATTATCGCGCAACATTCTCATTATGCTGTGCAATTATCGCACAACATCACGGTCGCGTTGTGCAATTGTTGTGCAACAATGGTGCATGCACAATCTTGCCCGCGTCGTGTCGGTGCGGCCTTCACACTACACTTTTGTTAGCACGAGATTAAGCTACTTCCTCAAAAAGATGTACATTAAAAAATCAGGTGATTAATGTTCTATACAAAATTTAATTCTAGACATCTCGACTAAAATGTAGGGAAAATTAAACCCCTATTTACTTGGGTTTATATTAATAAAGGGATTTCCTAAAAAAGTAAGCTCCGGCTTCTCTACCCCTGCCTCAAAA carries:
- the LOC121781273 gene encoding uncharacterized protein LOC121781273 isoform X4 produces the protein MVSEQRQLKRQQNQLVSAESPEENGDICSVPSFVANGRTTPQKKKQQCKSTPRKEKRSSISSKKMKRGKRELQFDHIQFDLPSDEQPLQKLPDEILEAKLTADEIENGKDAPTKQVNVGDPPVVLKSSFFLKVSEQRQLKRQQNQLVSADSPEEKGDISLVPSSVANGTTTPQKQKQRAKSTPRKERRSSTPSKKMKSGKRELQFDHIQFDLPPDKQPLQTLPDLRLEAKLTAEENTRIFSGRQIHPFFLSRKGGKTSQSLTDPESNWSSIERKEKGVAFKPIHVFENVQDYHSTFNWGHWIFSERNATSELQCGSTPLYEGSTASLNFDNSMNVPLFAPTSLHQNPHRCPVPQEQVSNVDQDSNIMPKCTEDVPAGCIESVLQDHKWESNGFSNKIHLGGNLDSQLEEKLLQERIMSHYHTSHNQPENCLWTDKYQPLNAKQICGNPESVNFLSEWLHLWHTRGSLIIRGCTDEVNSTPKDDDFDYQQSDDDGEESLKNVLLVTGPVGCGKSASIYACARDQGFQIIEINASDWRSGALVKQKFGEAVESHWLQRTVENGTSTENKSLSKFFKAVDTDMQCSNDEVIELIHLPDEESGDVYSSPKKSVNKRPTNCQNEVKTLILFEDVDAAISEDHGFISTIQQLAVTAKRPMILTSNSGKPALPKSLDKLELNFSLPSAEELLGLANMICAAEKAEIHPYLLQRFVDHCRGDIRRTILLLQFWCQGQTLRTGNEQPTTYWPVPFDLDAGHHILPKIILWACPSLLSELVEVEIVKSLALIKETECVMGEIKVGEVNYYSSEDIRMQENEQDPIEVKKEKMLSFQSLNDAECTPCEVDPELLDICCSPVASTQKNSRRRVNTVLSSDSEDDFACGSIPLASTGELHEMKNTFHCLSTEIHHTPAEPVSQFKVDNLEGSCSRLPQIVDNSLVEAASRLHDMSIVPESNFVHETEIIHETELFSTTVTYCNFSKEAGSNWAFQNQDSMPDLKTASDSQLAKSLHIFPSDLELVGSDFVAVTASGCQEEVGVSLSKSEPDVPREFQLLDECSRVDIVRTMKSLDCAVADQKIDIMKETWKSLHNQSGDFKKYVTAEERSACQILKFSHGMSNLISEADLLLKDCHNLFCDSLLPLMIPGEKTHSYNYEDNQLEMSSILAQHGMCYYAKEIASLRSITGCQNNLDLASEMLSSSENSVALGKLASQNRRKVDRSSTETTECSYILKSSGSDLALDDILQTAVPSRSYLAAKGSAFHEYISTLGQISRYETSRLSNSVENKRKGRRGRVPQNYLSGSLAMSSEEIQLLDRHTSYAEGHRPAGDGSLR
- the LOC121781273 gene encoding uncharacterized protein LOC121781273 isoform X3: MEGNGAKRRLVQATLFPHNETAINASENGLSDREDAVVEEVDEEWCGSSKKRKGTKRKGNSKLKKTPRANAKKEINGKETPTKHVNASDSPVIPKSSFFVKVSEQRQLKRQQNQLVSAESPEENGDICSVPSFVANGRTTPQKKKQQCKSTPRKEKRSSISSKKMKRGKRELQFDHIQFDLPSDEQPLQKLPDEILEAKLTADEIENGKDAPTKQVNVGDPPVVLKSSFFLKVSEQRQLKRQQNQLVSADSPEEKGDINGTTTPQKQKQRAKSTPRKERRSSTPSKKMKSGKRELQFDHIQFDLPPDKQPLQTLPDLRLEAKLTAEENTRIFSGRQIHPFFLSRKGGKTSQSLTDPESNWSSIERKEKGVAFKPIHVFENVQDYHSTFNWGHWIFSERNATSELQCGSTPLYEGSTASLNFDNSMNVPLFAPTSLHQNPHRCPVPQEQVSNVDQDSNIMPKCTEDVPAGCIESVLQDHKWESNGFSNKIHLGGNLDSQLEEKLLQERIMSHYHTSHNQPENCLWTDKYQPLNAKQICGNPESVNFLSEWLHLWHTRGSLIIRGCTDEVNSTPKDDDFDYQQSDDDGEESLKNVLLVTGPVGCGKSASIYACARDQGFQIIEINASDWRSGALVKQKFGEAVESHWLQRTVENGTSTENKSLSKFFKAVDTDMQCSNDEVIELIHLPDEESGDVYSSPKKSVNKRPTNCQNEVKTLILFEDVDAAISEDHGFISTIQQLAVTAKRPMILTSNSGKPALPKSLDKLELNFSLPSAEELLGLANMICAAEKAEIHPYLLQRFVDHCRGDIRRTILLLQFWCQGQTLRTGNEQPTTYWPVPFDLDAGHHILPKIILWACPSLLSELVEVEIVKSLALIKETECVMGEIKVGEVNYYSSEDIRMQENEQDPIEVKKEKMLSFQSLNDAECTPCEVDPELLDICCSPVASTQKNSRRRVNTVLSSDSEDDFACGSIPLASTGELHEMKNTFHCLSTEIHHTPAEPVSQFKVDNLEGSCSRLPQIVDNSLVEAASRLHDMSIVPESNFVHETEIIHETELFSTTVTYCNFSKEAGSNWAFQNQDSMPDLKTASDSQLAKSLHIFPSDLELVGSDFVAVTASGCQEEVGVSLSKSEPDVPREFQLLDECSRVDIVRTMKSLDCAVADQKIDIMKETWKSLHNQSGDFKKYVTAEERSACQILKFSHGMSNLISEADLLLKDCHNLFCDSLLPLMIPGEKTHSYNYEDNQLEMSSILAQHGMCYYAKEIASLRSITGCQNNLDLASEMLSSSENSVALGKLASQNRRKVDRSSTETTECSYILKSSGSDLALDDILQTAVPSRSYLAAKGSAFHEYISTLGQISRYETSRLSNSVENKRKGRRGRVPQNYLSGSLAMSSEEIQLLDRHTSYAEGHRPAGDGSLR
- the LOC121781273 gene encoding uncharacterized protein LOC121781273 isoform X1; this encodes MEGNGAKRRLVQATLFPHNETAINASENGLSDREDAVVEEVDEEWCGSSKKRKGTKRKGNSKLKKTPRANAKKEINGKETPTKHVNASDSPVIPKSSFFVKVSEQRQLKRQQNQLVSAESPEENGDICSVPSFVANGRTTPQKKKQQCKSTPRKEKRSSISSKKMKRGKRELQFDHIQFDLPSDEQPLQKLPDEILEAKLTADEIENGKDAPTKQVNVGDPPVVLKSSFFLKVSEQRQLKRQQNQLVSADSPEEKGDISLVPSSVANGTTTPQKQKQRAKSTPRKERRSSTPSKKMKSGKRELQFDHIQFDLPPDKQPLQTLPDLRLEAKLTAEENTRIFSGRQIHPFFLSRKGGKTSQSLTDPESNWSSIERKEKGVAFKPIHVFENVQDYHSTFNWGHWIFSERNATSELQCGSTPLYEGSTASLNFDNSMNVPLFAPTSLHQNPHRCPVPQEQVSNVDQDSNIMPKCTEDVPAGCIESVLQDHKWESNGFSNKIHLGGNLDSQLEEKLLQERIMSHYHTSHNQPENCLWTDKYQPLNAKQICGNPESVNFLSEWLHLWHTRGSLIIRGCTDEVNSTPKDDDFDYQQSDDDGEESLKNVLLVTGPVGCGKSASIYACARDQGFQIIEINASDWRSGALVKQKFGEAVESHWLQRTVENGTSTENKSLSKFFKAVDTDMQCSNDEVIELIHLPDEESGDVYSSPKKSVNKRPTNCQNEVKTLILFEDVDAAISEDHGFISTIQQLAVTAKRPMILTSNSGKPALPKSLDKLELNFSLPSAEELLGLANMICAAEKAEIHPYLLQRFVDHCRGDIRRTILLLQFWCQGQTLRTGNEQPTTYWPVPFDLDAGHHILPKIILWACPSLLSELVEVEIVKSLALIKETECVMGEIKVGEVNYYSSEDIRMQENEQDPIEVKKEKMLSFQSLNDAECTPCEVDPELLDICCSPVASTQKNSRRRVNTVLSSDSEDDFACGSIPLASTGELHEMKNTFHCLSTEIHHTPAEPVSQFKVDNLEGSCSRLPQIVDNSLVEAASRLHDMSIVPESNFVHETEIIHETELFSTTVTYCNFSKEAGSNWAFQNQDSMPDLKTASDSQLAKSLHIFPSDLELVGSDFVAVTASGCQEEVGVSLSKSEPDVPREFQLLDECSRVDIVRTMKSLDCAVADQKIDIMKETWKSLHNQSGDFKKYVTAEERSACQILKFSHGMSNLISEADLLLKDCHNLFCDSLLPLMIPGEKTHSYNYEDNQLEMSSILAQHGMCYYAKEIASLRSITGCQNNLDLASEMLSSSENSVALGKLASQNRRKVDRSSTETTECSYILKSSGSDLALDDILQTAVPSRSYLAAKGSAFHEYISTLGQISRYETSRLSNSVENKRKGRRGRVPQNYLSGSLAMSSEEIQLLDRHTSYAEGHRPAGDGSLR